Proteins encoded within one genomic window of Enterococcus haemoperoxidus ATCC BAA-382:
- a CDS encoding ABC transporter ATP-binding protein yields MIFEANNLSIEINKKKIVTNFNLSVKAGDFILITGKSGTGKTTLINNLSLLEKVYTGSLNYEQFENTKKNCQRIRKNVISYMFQNYGLLENMTVLENLKLAIKYNKSFKKSDLTLLLEKFSLSESILTKKVFLLSGGEQQRIALIRSLLKPFDIIFADEPTGNLDDENASFIIKYFQYLVTEKNKAVVMVTHDKQLLKYASLVIDLDLKQTQ; encoded by the coding sequence ATGATATTTGAAGCAAATAACTTATCGATTGAAATCAATAAGAAGAAAATCGTCACCAATTTTAACTTATCAGTAAAAGCAGGAGATTTTATCTTAATAACTGGTAAGAGTGGTACAGGAAAAACGACGCTCATTAATAATTTGAGTTTATTGGAGAAGGTCTATACAGGAAGTTTAAACTATGAACAATTTGAAAATACGAAAAAAAATTGCCAAAGGATTAGAAAAAATGTAATCAGCTATATGTTTCAAAACTATGGGTTACTAGAAAATATGACGGTTTTAGAAAATCTTAAACTAGCTATTAAATACAATAAATCGTTTAAAAAAAGTGATCTTACGCTTCTTCTAGAAAAATTTTCATTATCAGAATCGATTTTAACGAAAAAAGTATTTTTATTGAGTGGAGGAGAACAACAGAGAATCGCTCTGATTCGTTCATTATTGAAGCCGTTTGATATTATTTTTGCTGATGAACCAACTGGAAATTTAGACGATGAAAATGCTTCATTTATAATAAAGTATTTTCAATATCTAGTAACGGAAAAAAATAAAGCAGTTGTAATGGTCACACATGATAAACAATTATTGAAATATGCTTCCCTAGTTATAGACTTAGACCTTAAACAGACTCAGTAG
- the argR gene encoding arginine repressor produces MKKADRQRLIKQLITENEIETQDDLIALLEQSGVKATQATVSRDVREMSIVKTHGSDGRVKYALFSQQQASSSEEKLKESVKDSVIRMERVQFMVIVHTDMGAADVVTNFLDEVSYEEIAGTVAGVDTIIIIARSEDDAVAVVERFEAMMD; encoded by the coding sequence ATGAAAAAAGCAGACCGACAACGGTTGATCAAGCAACTGATCACAGAAAATGAAATAGAAACCCAAGACGACCTGATTGCACTTCTTGAACAATCTGGTGTCAAAGCAACCCAAGCAACAGTTTCAAGAGATGTACGTGAAATGAGCATCGTTAAAACACACGGCTCAGATGGTCGAGTGAAATACGCCTTATTTTCTCAACAACAAGCATCTAGCAGTGAGGAAAAACTAAAAGAATCTGTGAAAGATTCAGTGATTCGCATGGAACGTGTCCAATTTATGGTGATCGTTCATACAGATATGGGCGCAGCAGATGTCGTCACTAATTTTTTAGATGAAGTCAGTTATGAAGAAATTGCAGGAACGGTCGCAGGTGTTGATACCATCATTATTATTGCTCGTTCGGAAGATGACGCAGTAGCTGTTGTTGAACGTTTTGAGGCAATGATGGATTAA
- a CDS encoding phosphoglucomutase/phosphomannomutase: MDLKALQNGSDIRGIAVEHEGKTANLTPAQVGKIAVGMVHWLRDEKNLADKHQSGQLKIGIGHDSRISADSLKQALIDSFFEQNVEVLDFGLATTPAMFMATQFPQYDCDAAIMITASHLPYYFNGLKLFTKSGGAEKADIAFILEHADEPALVAKGSVTKYSILEDYSADLTDKIRKGMKTAEEKPLSGFHIIVDAGNGAGGFFAEKVLAKLGADITGSQFLEPDGMFPNHIPNPDNKEAMASIQQAVLKNKADLGVIFDTDVDRSAVVDASGEVINRNNLIAVLATIVLAEYPGSSIVTNSPTSSHLKEFIESKGGKQVRYISGYRNVINKMIELNDEGIDTQLAIETSGHAAFKENYYLDDGAYVIAKILMLLPTLKKEGSTLGDLISSLKQPAETQELRFEILDSHVRDYGEQVIRDLSGFVLSQRGMKVDPENHEGIRVNVYDEYGRGWFLLRMSLHEPLLVLQVENDQAGMNQKVLDELALFFEGYKQLDLTKLYEILKK, translated from the coding sequence ATGGATTTGAAAGCGTTACAAAACGGGTCAGATATAAGAGGAATAGCAGTAGAACATGAGGGAAAAACAGCGAACTTAACACCAGCGCAAGTCGGGAAAATTGCAGTCGGAATGGTTCATTGGCTTCGTGATGAAAAAAACTTAGCTGACAAACATCAATCGGGACAATTGAAAATCGGTATCGGTCATGATAGCCGGATTTCAGCAGATAGTTTGAAACAAGCCTTGATCGATAGCTTTTTTGAGCAAAATGTCGAAGTCTTAGACTTTGGTTTAGCGACAACGCCAGCCATGTTTATGGCTACGCAATTTCCGCAATATGATTGTGATGCAGCAATTATGATCACAGCCAGTCATTTGCCTTATTATTTTAATGGCTTAAAGCTGTTCACTAAATCTGGTGGTGCAGAAAAAGCGGACATTGCTTTTATCTTAGAACACGCTGACGAACCTGCACTTGTAGCAAAAGGCTCAGTAACCAAATACTCGATTTTAGAAGATTACTCTGCTGATTTAACTGATAAAATTCGTAAAGGCATGAAAACGGCAGAAGAAAAACCTTTATCTGGTTTTCATATTATAGTCGATGCTGGTAATGGCGCAGGCGGTTTCTTTGCGGAAAAAGTCTTAGCAAAACTTGGCGCAGACATTACAGGTTCGCAATTTTTAGAACCTGACGGTATGTTCCCTAATCATATTCCTAATCCAGATAATAAAGAAGCAATGGCAAGCATCCAACAAGCTGTTTTGAAAAACAAAGCTGATTTAGGGGTGATTTTTGATACGGATGTGGACCGCTCAGCAGTGGTAGATGCGTCAGGCGAAGTCATCAATCGAAATAATTTGATTGCGGTCTTAGCGACGATTGTTTTGGCTGAATATCCTGGTAGCAGTATTGTGACAAACTCACCAACTTCAAGCCATCTGAAAGAGTTTATCGAGTCAAAAGGTGGCAAACAAGTGCGTTATATTTCTGGTTACCGCAATGTGATCAACAAAATGATTGAACTCAATGATGAGGGAATCGATACCCAATTAGCGATCGAAACAAGTGGACATGCAGCCTTTAAAGAAAACTACTATTTAGATGATGGGGCCTATGTTATCGCTAAAATTCTGATGTTGTTACCTACATTAAAAAAAGAAGGCTCAACACTCGGTGATTTGATCAGTTCATTAAAACAACCAGCAGAAACCCAAGAATTACGTTTTGAAATTTTGGACAGTCATGTCCGTGATTATGGAGAGCAAGTAATTCGAGATTTAAGTGGGTTTGTTTTAAGTCAACGAGGCATGAAAGTCGATCCTGAAAATCATGAAGGAATTCGAGTAAATGTTTATGATGAGTATGGGAGAGGTTGGTTTTTACTGCGGATGAGTTTGCATGAACCATTGTTGGTTTTACAAGTTGAAAATGATCAAGCTGGGATGAATCAAAAGGTTTTAGATGAATTGGCTCTTTTTTTTGAAGGGTATAAACAGTTAGATTTAACTAAACTATACGAAATATTGAAAAAATAA
- a CDS encoding RluA family pseudouridine synthase, whose product MELAIQLPKNFKEQTVRELLEQEWLVPRKVRHFLRTRKNVSINGEPALFHFPVKSGDIVTLQFESEDYPMPTILLGNESKVNMLFEDDHLIILNKPIGMKTHPNQPNENDTLLNHLAAYLAPKNQIPYVVHRLDKETSGAILFAKNPFVLPILGRLLESKLIYRRYQSIVSGILKESMTIRKKIGRDRHDRRKRVIDERNGDGAVTHVEVETYDRKTNHTTIYCVLETGRTHQIRVHLASIGHPIIGDPLYHPKPNGRLMLHAYELHLTHPFTGETIMAVAEPSLW is encoded by the coding sequence ATGGAATTAGCCATCCAGTTACCGAAGAATTTTAAAGAACAAACCGTCCGAGAACTGCTTGAACAAGAATGGTTAGTTCCTCGTAAAGTAAGACACTTTTTGCGCACTCGAAAAAATGTTTCGATCAATGGAGAGCCCGCTTTATTCCATTTTCCTGTGAAAAGTGGCGATATTGTTACTTTACAGTTTGAATCAGAAGACTATCCGATGCCTACGATTCTTTTGGGGAATGAGTCTAAAGTGAATATGCTGTTTGAAGATGACCATTTGATTATTTTAAATAAACCGATCGGCATGAAAACTCACCCGAATCAACCAAATGAAAATGACACACTACTTAACCATTTAGCCGCATACTTAGCACCTAAAAACCAAATCCCCTATGTGGTTCATCGGCTTGATAAAGAAACTAGTGGTGCGATTTTATTTGCTAAAAACCCTTTTGTATTACCGATTTTAGGCCGATTACTAGAAAGCAAGCTAATCTATCGGCGCTATCAATCAATCGTTTCAGGTATTCTAAAAGAGTCTATGACCATTCGAAAAAAAATTGGCCGTGATCGTCATGATCGACGAAAACGAGTGATTGATGAACGAAATGGCGATGGTGCTGTTACTCATGTTGAGGTTGAAACTTATGATCGAAAGACGAACCATACCACTATTTATTGTGTTCTGGAAACGGGACGAACGCATCAAATCCGTGTACATCTAGCAAGCATTGGGCATCCAATCATTGGTGATCCCTTGTATCATCCAAAACCTAATGGGCGCTTGATGCTTCATGCTTATGAGCTGCACCTGACACACCCATTTACTGGAGAAACGATTATGGCAGTTGCTGAGCCTAGTTTGTGGTAA
- a CDS encoding endo-beta-N-acetylglucosaminidase family protein yields MSKKLTFLLIPIFFLLSFSLLPNQSDATQANSKDPIMMAYYRTWRDVTMPHDANSTLPDPNVTAMTDIPEGVDIVSVFHYVNPGTNQQKFWDTLKDTYVPTLHARGTRVIRTIDIREIWNVPHAGTTPTTAEYDKYAQQLIDTYLTPWNLDGLDVDMESSLTAKQEEMAVGTFNALSKKLGPNSNSGKLLIYDTNKDNHSLFKKTASYFDYLFVQAYGRSVSSLDNTWNTYKTSITPQQFLPGISFPEEQDHNRWNDTVEPYETSRAYSYAKWNPKDGQKGGMFVYAIDRDGKTYGDDTITKTDFNWTKRLINTMNNN; encoded by the coding sequence ATGTCTAAAAAACTAACATTTTTACTTATTCCGATTTTCTTTTTACTAAGTTTTAGTCTGTTGCCTAATCAATCAGATGCTACTCAAGCAAATTCAAAAGATCCGATCATGATGGCTTATTATCGTACATGGCGAGACGTTACAATGCCTCACGATGCAAATTCCACCTTGCCTGATCCAAACGTCACTGCCATGACAGATATTCCTGAAGGCGTAGATATTGTCTCTGTTTTCCATTATGTCAATCCTGGAACAAATCAACAGAAATTTTGGGATACCTTGAAAGATACTTACGTCCCTACACTGCATGCTAGAGGGACTCGTGTCATTCGGACAATCGATATAAGAGAAATTTGGAATGTTCCTCATGCAGGTACTACGCCCACGACAGCTGAATATGATAAATATGCACAACAACTGATTGATACTTATCTAACTCCGTGGAATTTAGATGGACTGGATGTTGATATGGAATCTAGTTTGACTGCGAAGCAAGAAGAAATGGCGGTTGGTACGTTCAACGCTTTATCTAAAAAACTAGGTCCAAATTCCAATTCTGGAAAATTATTGATTTATGATACAAATAAAGATAATCATTCTTTATTTAAAAAAACAGCCTCTTACTTTGATTATTTATTTGTCCAAGCATATGGCCGTTCAGTTAGTTCTTTAGATAATACATGGAATACCTACAAAACGTCAATTACGCCGCAACAATTTCTTCCTGGCATCTCTTTCCCAGAAGAACAAGATCACAACCGTTGGAATGATACGGTAGAACCATATGAAACAAGCCGAGCTTATTCTTATGCAAAATGGAATCCAAAAGATGGTCAAAAAGGCGGGATGTTTGTCTATGCTATCGATCGGGATGGTAAGACATATGGTGATGATACAATCACAAAAACCGATTTTAACTGGACGAAACGTTTGATCAATACAATGAATAATAACTAG
- a CDS encoding PBP1A family penicillin-binding protein, with product MDFKTIMGKLKSGFQRFWAWIKPYLVRFHHWRKRIWKKYQINKIILLLGMLVVLVASIYLFTLAKSANVGALKKGLEESTVIYDKNGDEAGKLFGQKGTFVTIDQISPHVKDALISTEDRNFETHHGYDIKGLLRAVVGKLSFGMIGGGGGGSTITQQLAKNAYLTQEQTMTRKARELFLAIEIEKKYDKQQILEMYLNNSYFGNGVWGIEDASHKYFGVSASELSVGESATLVGMLKGPGIYNPIDYVENAVNRRNTVLQLMVDNGKLSQGEADAQAGVDMNSLLADNYSDQNSDYRYPYYFDAVIDEAVNKYGLKEEDLLNKGYKIYTALDQNYQKAMEQTYANDALFPPNAEDGAMVQSGSVALNPKTGGVQGVVGGRGEHVYRGFNFATQTKRSPGSSLKPISVYTPALESGMKPNSILEDKPQDYYPAENYSRTNSGEVTMYQALGESLNLPAVWTLHKIGLDKGFEKTEKFGIPLAPEDKYYGLALGGLKTGVSPLTMANAYSPFATGGSQSEAHLITKIVDSTGAVIEDNTNAKTKQIITKDTADQMTSMLLGVFSSGTGINADPAGYVMAGKTGTTETNFDTDKTNDQWVVGYTPDVVVATWLGFEQTSESHYLQGSSATHASTVFSSQTQGILPYTAQTPFTVADSYVTGGVVQPASEVATNENNDAWKDSVKDISGQVKEGAKDIGGKIKEGWDKTKNGLKDFFGGLTGE from the coding sequence ATGGACTTTAAAACAATTATGGGAAAATTAAAATCTGGTTTTCAGCGCTTTTGGGCTTGGATCAAACCTTATCTTGTTCGTTTTCATCACTGGAGAAAGCGAATTTGGAAAAAATATCAAATCAATAAGATTATTTTGCTATTAGGTATGTTAGTCGTTTTAGTAGCAAGTATCTATCTATTTACCTTAGCTAAATCAGCAAATGTTGGTGCTTTGAAAAAAGGGTTAGAAGAATCAACGGTCATTTATGATAAAAATGGAGATGAGGCAGGGAAGTTGTTTGGGCAAAAAGGAACATTTGTCACAATCGATCAAATTTCTCCACATGTCAAAGATGCCTTGATTTCAACTGAGGATCGTAATTTTGAAACCCATCACGGTTATGATATTAAAGGACTTTTGCGGGCAGTAGTTGGCAAGTTGAGTTTTGGCATGATCGGTGGCGGTGGTGGCGGTAGTACGATCACTCAGCAATTAGCCAAAAATGCCTACCTTACACAAGAACAAACGATGACGCGTAAGGCAAGAGAGCTATTTTTAGCAATCGAAATCGAGAAAAAGTATGACAAACAACAAATTCTAGAAATGTATCTGAACAATTCTTACTTTGGAAACGGAGTTTGGGGAATTGAAGACGCATCACATAAATACTTTGGAGTTAGTGCAAGCGAGTTATCAGTCGGTGAATCGGCAACTTTAGTCGGGATGTTGAAAGGTCCAGGAATCTATAATCCGATAGACTATGTTGAAAATGCAGTCAATCGCCGCAATACGGTTTTACAGTTAATGGTAGATAACGGTAAATTATCTCAAGGAGAAGCCGATGCACAAGCAGGTGTCGATATGAATAGTTTATTGGCGGACAATTATTCTGACCAAAATTCAGATTACAGATATCCTTATTACTTCGATGCGGTCATCGATGAAGCGGTCAATAAATATGGGTTAAAAGAAGAAGATCTATTGAATAAAGGGTACAAAATTTATACAGCATTAGACCAAAACTATCAAAAAGCGATGGAACAAACATACGCTAATGACGCTTTATTCCCACCGAATGCAGAAGATGGCGCAATGGTTCAAAGTGGCTCCGTTGCACTAAATCCCAAAACGGGTGGTGTACAAGGTGTTGTAGGTGGACGCGGCGAACACGTCTATCGTGGGTTTAACTTCGCAACACAAACAAAACGTTCACCAGGTTCGTCATTGAAACCAATTTCGGTTTATACGCCAGCTTTAGAATCTGGAATGAAGCCAAATAGTATTTTAGAAGACAAACCGCAAGATTATTACCCCGCTGAAAATTATAGTCGTACAAATAGCGGTGAAGTAACGATGTACCAAGCACTAGGTGAAAGTTTAAATTTACCAGCCGTTTGGACATTGCACAAAATTGGGCTAGATAAAGGGTTCGAAAAAACAGAGAAATTCGGTATTCCGTTAGCGCCAGAAGATAAATATTATGGTTTAGCACTTGGTGGTTTGAAAACCGGAGTATCCCCTTTAACGATGGCGAATGCGTATAGTCCATTTGCGACAGGCGGCTCTCAGTCAGAAGCACATTTGATTACAAAAATCGTTGATTCTACAGGAGCAGTCATCGAAGATAATACTAATGCGAAAACCAAGCAAATTATTACAAAAGATACTGCAGATCAAATGACAAGTATGCTGTTAGGTGTCTTTAGCTCAGGGACTGGGATTAATGCTGATCCAGCAGGATATGTCATGGCTGGGAAAACAGGAACCACAGAAACGAACTTTGACACAGATAAAACCAATGACCAATGGGTTGTCGGCTATACACCTGATGTGGTGGTCGCAACATGGTTAGGCTTTGAACAAACGAGTGAAAGTCATTATTTGCAAGGTAGCAGTGCTACGCATGCTTCTACTGTATTTAGCAGTCAAACACAAGGCATTTTACCGTACACAGCACAAACTCCTTTTACAGTAGCAGATTCGTATGTAACAGGTGGCGTCGTACAACCAGCAAGTGAAGTAGCGACAAATGAAAATAACGATGCTTGGAAAGACAGCGTCAAAGATATTAGCGGCCAAGTTAAAGAGGGCGCAAAAGATATCGGCGGCAAAATCAAAGAAGGCTGGGACAAAACAAAAAATGGACTGAAAGACTTCTTCGGTGGTTTGACAGGAGAATAA
- a CDS encoding YlbF family regulator, translated as MSNIYDTANQVEREIREMEEFKALEQAYADVKADEEAYKLFKEFQSFQQGLQEKQMRGEEFSEEDAEKAQALATEVQKAEVINQLMQKEQAFSLIVNDLNRIIMTPIRDLYND; from the coding sequence ATGAGTAATATTTATGATACAGCTAATCAAGTAGAACGTGAAATCCGTGAAATGGAAGAGTTTAAAGCATTGGAACAAGCTTATGCAGATGTAAAAGCGGATGAAGAAGCATACAAGTTGTTCAAAGAATTCCAAAGCTTCCAACAAGGATTACAAGAAAAACAAATGCGTGGAGAAGAATTTTCAGAAGAAGATGCTGAGAAAGCTCAAGCATTAGCTACGGAAGTTCAAAAAGCAGAAGTTATCAACCAATTGATGCAAAAAGAACAAGCGTTTAGCTTGATCGTAAATGATTTGAACCGTATTATCATGACACCGATTCGTGATTTGTATAACGATTAA
- a CDS encoding CDP-alcohol phosphatidyltransferase family protein yields MIGIYDYTVILTYGNAVFSIVGMYLALTQHVVEAIFCLVLSGICDMFDGLVANTKERTKSEMCYGIQIDSLADLISFGVFPTVLGYASGLTQGIYLPLFVFYILAALIRLAHYNVTEMERKEHAEGYREYYEGLPVTSSAALIPLLFFIAGRFHIGITLVYPAALLIIGFLFISKVKIKKVDPRKLVFGAFLGAVVAFFVR; encoded by the coding sequence ATGATTGGCATTTATGATTACACAGTTATTCTAACGTATGGAAACGCAGTTTTTTCTATAGTAGGAATGTATTTAGCTTTGACGCAGCATGTTGTTGAAGCAATTTTTTGTTTAGTACTCTCAGGTATTTGTGATATGTTTGACGGATTAGTCGCAAATACGAAGGAACGTACTAAGAGTGAGATGTGCTACGGTATTCAAATTGATTCACTCGCTGATTTGATTAGTTTTGGGGTTTTCCCAACGGTTTTAGGTTATGCATCAGGGCTTACGCAAGGAATTTATTTGCCATTATTTGTATTTTATATTTTAGCTGCCTTGATTCGTTTAGCCCACTATAATGTGACAGAAATGGAGAGAAAAGAACACGCAGAAGGATATCGCGAGTATTATGAAGGATTGCCAGTAACAAGTAGTGCTGCCTTGATTCCTTTGTTATTTTTTATTGCGGGTCGTTTCCATATTGGGATTACGCTCGTTTATCCTGCAGCGCTATTGATTATTGGGTTCTTATTTATTTCGAAGGTGAAAATAAAAAAAGTCGACCCTAGAAAACTAGTTTTTGGAGCCTTTTTAGGCGCTGTTGTTGCTTTTTTTGTTCGCTAA
- a CDS encoding phosphatidylserine decarboxylase, which produces MEKGFKTQIITDNDSGIVHFLYKNPIGRFMLKGLIQPPLTKVAGVYLNSALSKRMIKRFIKKNKLQMDEYETMSYRSFNHFFMREIKPEARILSKGESSLGAPCDGKVTVYPINKSQTFNIKNSEYDLAELLDSTSLAEEWQAGCAVIFRLTPDDYHHYYFITEGTIIGHQKIEGVFHTVQPVAIHNQPVFSRNSREITIIETEKFGKIAQIEVGALMVGKIKNLKKSGNCQRFEKKGWFEFGGSTVILLFQKNQVQIDPEIWMNTENNLETIVKFGQAFGTKMEECHE; this is translated from the coding sequence ATGGAGAAGGGTTTTAAAACACAGATTATCACTGACAATGATAGCGGGATAGTACATTTTTTATATAAAAATCCAATTGGACGTTTTATGTTAAAAGGACTTATCCAACCACCGCTTACAAAAGTGGCTGGAGTTTATTTAAATAGCGCACTTTCAAAAAGAATGATCAAACGATTTATTAAGAAAAATAAGCTTCAAATGGACGAATATGAAACGATGTCATACCGTTCGTTCAACCATTTTTTTATGCGGGAAATCAAGCCAGAAGCACGCATTTTATCGAAAGGTGAATCTTCTTTAGGTGCGCCTTGCGACGGGAAAGTTACAGTTTATCCAATCAATAAAAGTCAAACGTTTAACATAAAAAATTCGGAATATGATCTTGCAGAATTACTGGATAGCACAAGTCTTGCGGAAGAATGGCAAGCTGGTTGTGCTGTTATTTTTCGTTTAACTCCAGATGATTACCATCATTATTATTTTATCACTGAAGGAACGATTATAGGACATCAAAAAATAGAGGGTGTTTTCCACACAGTTCAGCCAGTAGCGATTCATAATCAACCTGTATTTTCAAGAAATTCAAGAGAAATTACGATTATTGAGACAGAAAAATTTGGGAAAATTGCTCAAATTGAAGTTGGCGCTCTGATGGTTGGAAAAATCAAAAATCTAAAAAAATCAGGAAATTGTCAGCGTTTTGAGAAAAAAGGCTGGTTTGAATTTGGTGGATCAACTGTTATTTTATTATTTCAAAAAAATCAAGTACAGATCGATCCGGAAATTTGGATGAACACTGAAAATAATCTTGAAACAATCGTGAAATTTGGTCAAGCCTTTGGAACAAAAATGGAGGAGTGTCATGAATAA
- a CDS encoding metallophosphoesterase yields MNKLVFLMIGVLFLLSNFYIGRKLLSLLEQFSFFKYSLILWGLIGIFSVASMLTMLLFNANVGGLIGKMGSYWLSFWFVSLVIFALTDLILKITGKITSVPAKTELMVWMGAACLVAVLFCYGSWQAQQIKTVNYHVAIDKSANNKQKKIRAVLISDLHLGYVNDAKKLKKIVTKINQINPDIIFISGDLFDGNYKALQDVDGIKKQFNRLSSTYGTYMCWGNHDAGESFEKMKDLVEASNITLLEDEMTVIGEEILVVGRKDSRPIGSQDGQRKSMKEQFEKVGNQLPKIILDHQPSTIDEYDNPNELILSGHTHQGQIFPFSLVTKAYFTVDYGYYRKNENSPQVIVSSGVGTWGPPMRIGTQSEIVQIEITIE; encoded by the coding sequence ATGAATAAGCTAGTATTTTTGATGATTGGGGTGCTATTTCTTCTAAGTAATTTTTACATTGGTAGAAAACTGCTTTCATTACTTGAACAGTTTTCATTTTTTAAATATTCACTCATTTTATGGGGACTTATTGGTATTTTTTCGGTGGCATCGATGCTAACGATGTTATTGTTTAATGCTAATGTAGGTGGATTAATCGGGAAAATGGGTAGTTATTGGTTATCATTTTGGTTTGTATCTTTAGTTATATTTGCTCTAACAGATTTGATTTTGAAAATTACAGGTAAAATTACGAGTGTGCCAGCAAAAACTGAGTTAATGGTTTGGATGGGAGCGGCATGTTTGGTCGCCGTGTTATTTTGCTATGGTTCCTGGCAAGCACAGCAAATCAAAACGGTGAATTATCACGTAGCAATCGATAAATCGGCAAACAATAAACAGAAAAAAATCAGGGCTGTATTGATTAGCGATCTGCATCTAGGTTATGTTAATGACGCGAAAAAGTTGAAAAAAATCGTGACCAAAATCAACCAAATAAATCCTGATATTATCTTCATTTCAGGTGATTTGTTTGATGGGAATTATAAAGCATTACAAGATGTAGACGGCATAAAAAAACAATTTAACCGTTTATCTTCAACGTATGGAACATATATGTGCTGGGGCAATCATGATGCTGGTGAGAGTTTTGAGAAGATGAAGGATCTTGTTGAAGCATCAAACATTACGTTATTGGAAGATGAAATGACTGTTATTGGGGAAGAAATTTTAGTAGTCGGCAGAAAAGATAGCCGACCGATCGGCTCACAAGATGGCCAGAGAAAAAGCATGAAGGAACAATTCGAAAAAGTAGGCAATCAACTGCCAAAAATCATCTTGGATCATCAGCCCTCAACAATTGATGAATATGATAATCCAAATGAGTTGATTCTTTCAGGTCATACCCATCAAGGACAGATTTTCCCCTTTAGTTTAGTCACAAAAGCTTATTTCACTGTAGACTATGGTTATTATCGTAAAAATGAAAACAGCCCACAAGTCATCGTTTCTTCTGGCGTAGGTACATGGGGACCGCCGATGCGAATTGGAACTCAAAGTGAAATTGTTCAAATAGAGATCACAATAGAATAA